The nucleotide window TCACTCTTAGACAAAAGTTcatttgctatatgtgaaagcaAAGAAATGTTCATAACTCAAAGTCAATGAACCAAAAACATATAGTACTATATAGGCTACTTGAATGGCAATTTCCTACATCTcccaagaaaaggaaaatacaagGACATAGGAAACCCCGATCCTAaagttcttctttttttataaccgagaaatccgtctgtgacccgccctttggaccaatcacagccttctaaactcggtggataatgggacccacccctctacccttctccacttaaataccgggctttgctttgcatggtgtggggcttgaacctgcgacctaagccacaaatcctccaccttttgccactcgagCTAGGCCATGGGGGCACCCCGATCTTAAAGTTCTAAAAGGAATAAACGATTAGGAGGCGAGTGTAGTATGAATTAGTAATAGGCGTAATGTGTATATTGTTATTGAAAGAACACTCATTAATAATAAGATCAAATCGGTACTTTGCGTTGAGCAAACATAAAACAGAAACTGCTAAGGAAAATGGAATAGAAGTTACCTGTATAAGCCCCTTGACACGCCAGACATTGTGCTTTAAAACTACAATTTGTGAATCATCTGGATGCAAAGATTGCATCTCCTGTCTTACAGATTCAATGCTCACATTGTGTTCTGCAGAGAGCTGAATCGCAAGAACCTCGCCAGTTGATCTGACAAGTCTCCCTAAGACTGCCCTCGAGTCACCAAGGTTGGCTACATATAAGGTTCCACTGCAGATAACTCCAACAAGACAGCATGATCCAACAGCAGCAATCTGTGGTTTCGTCGGCCATTGTCTAGTCACAACAGAGAGGAAACCTTCTTCTGTTGCTTGAAATGCTTTCCGAATCACCTCAACAGACATAGACTGGTGCTCAGATGTGAACCCTACACAAATTGGAGAAAGCCATTGAGTGAAGActtaaaaagggacaaaaatcATACATAGTTGCCCATGATATTCCACacaataataaacaacaaaaagaaatatgCTTCAATCAAACGCAAGTTGggtcggctatatgaatcctcactatCCATGTCACTGCATTTATTATTCCACAGAGAAATATAGATTCATCaaaatgaccaaaaaaaaaaaaagccttaCTGCtatagcaatatatatatacttaaaacTTGATTATTTAAACAATAGTCTACGAAAAGTAAATGGTACTTAATAATCCTATAGGACTTGGACATTCTTAAATATCAAATGTAACAAGAAGACAGGTATGAAACAATTAAAATTCAACCTCTTTAGCTGTAAAagatatactccctccatttcaatttgattgaattactttcttttttagtccgtttcaaaaagagtatctctttcattttttgaCAAGTcgttaatttcaactttccatgtaacatatttaagaccacaagattaaaaggcattttggtacattctacatgTCTTTAGAAGATTCAAAAGTATTCCTTGTTTCTCATACTCCGTATCAAGTCAAAACccgacaaacaaattgaaacggagggagtaaaaaGCTGAGCTATTACTCAAATTGGTTAGAAGAACTCACTCTTGAGATTCTGAAAGAGGTGTTCATTAATGAACCTTGAAGTTTCAGGTCCCCCATGCCCATCATAAATTCCAATAAAAGTACCATATGGTCCAGAATCCTGCAAGCTCAAGCACCCTGATTCAATTTGGCTCTGATCCTCCAGTAGATTATTAGCCTGGACTACAGCCATAGAAAATTCGCCATTTACATGTTGTCCTGTATCCTTATACCATAAAAGCCCATCTTGACGACCACCGGAATCTGAAGAACTTGTATGAACAAGTCCATCAGCCCTTGGCTGAAAACAGGCCCTCAAGAAGTTCATCAATCCAGATGCCATGCCTCATCTCATCCAAAACACCATCCAATTATGTCTCCACATTTGACAGGACTCACTTCTAAGTTTGCTCATAAAAATCTCAACTTTGCCTTTGTTGTAATATAATACTACAAGTCCAACAATACAAATGACAAAAGTaagataaaaggaaaataatgagATTGGCAAGTATTACAATCTTAAAACTTGCTGTATGGTACACCAAGAAGCCACCTCCAGTTTAACACTGAATTTAATGCAAATGCAAAGAAATGATTTATGGTGTACTTATAATGTTTCACACATGACAATAAATTActctaaaaatggaaaattcaacaaaaatacaaaCAGAAAACTTTCAAAGTAGTCATTCAATATAGCACAATATGGTGGTCAGACAGTTTGAATCCAGAAGGTCTGACTTTGGCAAAGGAAAAAGTAATACTACTGAAAACAAGATAAAGAAAGACAATTTTTTCTTGACTACCCAAATTTCAAGAATCACACATACTATCTCAAAACCAACTGAAAACAAGATAAAGAAAAGACAACTTTTTTTCTTGACTACCCAAATTTCATATAGTAAAATATAGctgaatataaataagataAGTTCAAAAGGGAAATTAAAAAACTCACCTTTGAAGATCTGAAAGTGAAAAGGGGTTTAGATCTGTGAAAccatcaaatcaaatcaaaggaAAAGTAAAGTGGGTATTCAACAGTtatctttttgtttgtttttctctTAACTTTTCTTTGAGGATGAAGGAGATTCAAGAAAGAAAATAGTGGAAAATAGAGTGATCAAATAGAGAGAGAAGTAGTGTTAATAGTAGTTCAATTAGGCCACAGACTGAAAAATATGGTCACATAGAGCAGACAAATCCCATTAAAAAACAACAATGGAGAGCTTGAAGCCAGCAAAGCAGAGGACCATTTTTGGGCTCCACCCCCACCCCTAAAACCCACCCATACCACACCTTTAAGGTTAACAGCTTATTTGGATGGATGTTACCTGTTGTATTCTGCTAATCGATTTAATTTAAGTGAcgcttttttttaattgattcaaaggaaaaatatttttttatttaataaatatctaaTGACATTAGcaacattataaaaaaaaaatcatatttttaaactttGAGTATGATCACACTATATCATAGAAATTGAGATGGAGGGATTCATATTATCAATGTTATTTTGattgatatttgaattttattattatatcattaaatcataatcaaataacaatataaatctAATATAATAATGTACTTAATTAccttattatttataaattcatattttaataataaaaaatacagagtAATACAATTTATTCAAAACATTTTATCATCAAACTAATACAATATAATTGGATGTGTTATTTCATAATTTGTAACAACCATCCAACCAGATAATAAGAGTAACAAAATCTATAGAGATAGAGAAGGAACACAAGAAAAGTAGTATAACCTATTTAATTCAGAACCATGAAATGCCCCTTATCAGGCCACGTGTCTTCGATTTTAATAATTCTATTATCTCTAAAATCATGTCTTTCCCTATATATTTTCCCTTTtacttttctcattttattgttttttcttatcAGCAGCTGTTGACtctaataaattatatttgatttatatttacAGCAGGTTAGCTctagaaaaacaaaacaagcaTTTACAATATTAAAGTTCTTTACAATGAGTTCGTTCGAACCAACATATCATTTTTATACTGAATATTAAAAATTAGCATACTTCCTCCGTCCAACCATCTtgttggacggagggagtactatattAGCTTAGTGTAAGACCACTGAAGTTATAACTTTTGGAAAGGTAGAGGTAAAaagatattaatatttattgctCCACTAAGCAGACACATGTCAAATTTTGAACAGATGAATTTAGGTCCAAGCAATTTGTTGTTAAAATCATTATCCAGTTGGGTCGTTGCtgtgggaaaaaaaaaaaaaaaaaaaaaggtagtagtagtactaataattaattaatgtaaaaACAGTAACAATATGTGACACCTTTCTTTTGTTGCTGTGCTGGGACTAATATATTACACTTGCGCCGACCTTTAATGGACCTTTTGGAGGTTGGCCTTCCTTTTACTATTCCCTCCGTCTAACAACACTTGTTCATTATTATTTTGGAATATATAACGATATTTATCCACTTTATAAAATCAGAtaattttttactatatttcttaagatattgtatttattatattcaaatggtgatataataaaattatccttttatttatgattttttaactGTGTAAAGTTAATAGTGGACAATTATTATTGGACAGATAAAGTAAtattaattgatataaaaaatgaaaaagaaaaattatatcaatgaGATGAGTGATCtttcttatataaatttaaataatcattttttcatAAGTTAGTATttggataattattttcttttattaaattaattttgagattgaattaaatttaaaattaatattttttatatttctaaatttatttcGTAAAACTTAAACACAAAATGtctgattaaaaatattgactTGTTATAATTAATTGGAGTAATAGATATATTGTTTTTGTGTAAGAataataagtttatttttttatttttgggaaaataagttaaattagtGAAGGTAGGATTACCTTTTATTTTGGGCGTTTGGCATTAATTGTGCACACGTTTGCACATTGACTTGCGTCTTATTTGACCAAACACTTTTTAATAAATGATCACTTTCGGGAGTTTCATGCACCTAATAATCAATATATCTCCAATTTATTCTGCGCTCCTTTGACTAACTACAAAAtgcaagaattttttaaaattaaaactaaattttagatatttatatcCATATACTTGTCAAGTActttctaatttgattttcatttttacttcttaattttgaaaatgataaaaataattcctattaaattcttaatttattaatacAGAGTTAttgtctttaaaaaatataacgagtaaaatggtaaactaaaagtcattattttcttaataggtatactaaataaaaaattctcaagtaaacTAAAAAGGACGGAGAGAGTATTCAGGgtatgaaaacaaaattaaaaattactttatttttaatcatagataagtaaaaaaaatttaatagattaaaaaaatgtgtcatataaattgagatgtagagagtatattattaaaaatatttatttatttgtaaattagCAATAGTAAAGCTGTACAGCTCCCTCTATTCCATATTAAGTGATGTTTTCGgtcttttttcattatttaaaataattgaattgttcaaagtttaaaatgaatgtttgattattttttttcatatttgcctTTTCCTTTAATGAAGTTCAATACATTTACTAGGAGATGAACTGCACTCatacaaagttatatttatgttttcataaagaacaataataaaatgtatgagttaaattatattcttaagtttttttcttaataagtatACATTGCCTCgcaaattcaattaatatgtgTCACCTcacaaattataaaataatccTATAATTTCTAATTTTCAATAAGTTTTTATCATTTGTTgattcattttacttgtatatgcatcttgatatttttaatatctttttttcttcttgcaaCCTTACGTGAATaacctttttttaaattgaGGATTTATCGGAAACAGTTTCTCTAATCCACAAATTACAGATAATATTTGCTTgcatcttattattattattattattattattattattattattattattattattgttattatttgtgtatttaTGTGAGTTTTACATCTTATTGTATATAGTATATACTACGACAAATGAGGATGAGGTGTAGTAATAGTATTTCATATCCACcgacttaaattttaaaatcaatatcTGCTAGCAGTCCAACTGGCCTAAGTGGTCTAAATTAAATTGCATTCCACAAAGAATTAATCTccaacttaaattattttctaaataaaatattcatccCAATCTGATCTGCAGACAATtagaataaattaaaagtaCATTCGATCACCTTATCCAACCATTAGTTTGgttgtatttttttcaactgATAAATGCCGTAAGCTCTTCACTTATGGCCAAGCAAAAATGgccacaaataaaataatataatatgtattCATCACTATCAAACAATTTTTACATTAGTCTATCATCTTTTATCTGTTATACcagtaaatatatattattttcaagattattttatacaaacttaactttaaaaaaaaatcaactccCTTTATTATCTTTTGTGTTGTTCAATAATTAGTTTTTGGCACATATATTTCTTGCTTGTGTcatccattttttaaaaaaatattgatttctaATGTTAACGAAAATTATCCAATATAGTTTGTTAATGAACAAAAGATTGTCCAAATTTATATAAGTAAACCAGCCACCCATTATTTTTTCAACTGGTGTGAGAATCTTGGAGACCCTATCTTATATTCAAGGCGGGACATTTGATGTATATGTGgggaattttatatataatctaacATCAATGAGCAGTAATTAAAATAAGTCTTATTCtgataacataaaaataaataaaatttggaccttattctatttcaaaaattaactcACGAGAAGagaatcttttttttcatttgacaTGAAACTTCTCCCCACGATCACACAATTTGCATACAAAATCGTACATAATCATGAAGGTTTGTTTggtcaaaattagaaaaattggCATACATTGAATTCTTCACCAATTTCGTCGATCGTTTTACTATACCTCGTGAAAATTGTGATCTTCATGAATTCTTGTTTTTACATTATTTGCAGTCCTAATTAGTTAATGTTAGATATTTTACACGTAATATATATAACATCTTGAATTAAATAGACATATTtgtttatgaaataaaatacactattatgaaatttataattataaaatttttaatGAAGTAGCTTAAGGAAAATCCgcacatatatacaaaaagctTTGCCATCCTAAAGAGAATTGCTTTATTTACATTATTTGCAGTCCTAATTAATGTTAGATATTTTACACGTAATATATATAACATCTTGAATTAAATAGACATATTtgtttatgaaataaaatacactattatgaaatttataattataaattttttaatgaagTAGCTTAAGGAAAATCCgcacatatatacaaaaagctTTGCCATCCTAAAGAgaattgttttatatatatatatataagaaaaatcaattattCAAGCCTTAAAAATTCTGATTTTGATCTTTGTTTGGTCCACTTGAGGACGTATATATTAAGTACTTGTTGTATTACAGTACACACTACACGGTACTCTTTTGATCTTTAGGGCTCAATTGGTGTGAAGGATAAgtataaataatttgagataaaaaaaaatagtcctgGAATAAAATTTAGATGTTTTGTTTGATTgacatgtttgggataacttatcccaccatttatagcatagtgatggaataagttatctcatatatatGGTAGGATAAGTTATCTCAGGATAACTAACCCCAGGATCCTGAGATAACTAATTTAAATTGAGTTAGAGTCAATATTCATTTCTTAATTATCATAGTAACAAATCGAGACAAACTCATCCAACTCTTGTTTTATTTGATGTTAAGCCCTCATTTTTCTTGTCCACACTCTACTTTCTAGCTAGTTATCAAACCTAGAAAGTGGAGTGTTTGTAATCCCATATGTATATCGATTGTATTTTGTCTTGATGGTATtgtattgatgatattttgtcttcttatataataattttggacaattaattcatatttcttgaattaatttttaagattaaattaaacttaaattatactttttattcaataaacttgaaaatattttgattcgTCAAAATTTAATCtgatatatttatttgtcatttctctaagtaggcgtttggtcatgcgatatcatatcatgatatggtatcgtgagatgaaatcagcgtttggacatgcgattttacgctaatttcatctcatgattccatatcatgagaggtgatatcatattctccaaaaaccatgatatggaattacatggtgatttcatatcatgatttgagatattttaatacaatactTGATccattagtttatattttgttaaaacaaccccacatttatatctactaaccatttgtttcatatgtaaataaaatttataatcacatcattgttttataaaatttattattctcaccgatataaaatttattattcgcacccacatatagtcactttaactcacacctcacgattgtgaaacttttcaacattcacttgaaacatttaaccggcatgttaaaatagttgcCGAGGCAATTAGTAAGATAGCACCAAcatttatacaaccaaaaaatatgactggtgtacatttcaaaattcgacataatactcgattttggccttggtttaaggtaaaatttcaatcgcattaataaatttattttatggccttaataagtgcacatttatattttatgtgtaagtagtgatgaaatatttatggtttatgaacatgaagatatagttgcggaggatattgaccaacaaatggctcaaagtaacaatgttggttcgtcttctcagtcacatgatcgagaaatgcaagttcaacgcgAGGAAATTGTttgtactatgtgggaggattatattaaagactagtacactacaatttatgttcaattttttttattaaattaaagttagataaaATAactacttaagtggagaacaaataactttgtaataatttattatgcgattttataattttttatttatttgataagattgaataaaaaattggggttattttaatagttttacaacttatgagatttttttgtttataagaaaatatacaacgtaaaaattccatatcgcatgtccaaacaaaccttcaatttcatctcatgattccatatcataataccatatcatgattccatatcatgatgcgatatgataccatatcgcatggccaaacgggccctaaatGTCCTCGTGCAAACCTCAATCATCACATACTCAACCACCACCCCGCCAAACAAGAAATTAAACAACTTGTATAAGATATGGTTTGAATTTTCGAAGGACATGAAATTAATTGTTGGACGAAAATGGATAAGAGTAAAGTAGATATGTCCACTTACCtaacttaaaaaaaacaatagtaGGACTGTTATatttcactatatatatatcacatgaTTAAAGGTCCACCACAACACAAAAAAGGACAGGCCTACCTTCTGAGTTCTGATTGGACTGGTTCCCATTTTCTCTATTCCTTTTTATAACAATTAAGTAGGCATTTAGCCATCCGTGAGATTGAATCAAcctttggacatgcgattttacattgatttcatcgcatgatttcatatcatgagatgtgattttatattcttcaaaaatcataatatgggaattccatatcatgatttgagatatttttaatataaaaattaatccacaagtttatattttattaaaacaatccacatttatatctactaaccatttatttcatatgtaaataaaatttataatcacagcattactttttaaaatttattattctcaccgacataaaatttattattctcaccaacatatagtcactttaactcacaccaaccgaTTTTTAACTCCATACAAATGATTTTTAGCTCCATACAAAGAA belongs to Solanum stenotomum isolate F172 chromosome 1, ASM1918654v1, whole genome shotgun sequence and includes:
- the LOC125866871 gene encoding probable protein phosphatase 2C 46, which encodes MASGLMNFLRACFQPRADGLVHTSSSDSGGRQDGLLWYKDTGQHVNGEFSMAVVQANNLLEDQSQIESGCLSLQDSGPYGTFIGIYDGHGGPETSRFINEHLFQNLKRFTSEHQSMSVEVIRKAFQATEEGFLSVVTRQWPTKPQIAAVGSCCLVGVICSGTLYVANLGDSRAVLGRLVRSTGEVLAIQLSAEHNVSIESVRQEMQSLHPDDSQIVVLKHNVWRVKGLIQISRSIGDVYLKKSEFNREPLYAKFRLREPFGKPILSADPAISVHHLQPDDQFIIFASDGLWEHLSNQGAVDIVQNHPRNGIARRLVKTALQEAAKKREMRYSDLKKIDRGVRRHFHDDISVAVVFLDSNLVSRASSVKSPNISVKGGGIILPTKTTPT